The proteins below are encoded in one region of Silene latifolia isolate original U9 population chromosome 2, ASM4854445v1, whole genome shotgun sequence:
- the LOC141642138 gene encoding uridine nucleosidase 1, whose translation MGTIVEESIVSDSQLDGLGLSISGSSPKLEKLIIDTDPGIDDSMAILMAFQCEAVDILGLTTIFGNVLTEDSTRNALLLCEIAGRPDVPVAEGSHEPLKGGKPRVADFVHGSDGLGNIFLPPPNMKKSTKSAAEFLVDKVSEYPGEVTVLALGPLTNIALAIKRDSSFASKVKKIVVLGGAFFSLGNVNPAAEANIYGDPEAADVVFTSGANVTVVGINITTQVKLTDKDLQELRESKGKHCKRITDMCKFYRDWHVKSDGVYGIFLHDPVSFVAVVRPDLFTYKKGVVRVETQGVCVGHTLLDQGLKKWNTDNPWTGYSPISVAWTVNVEQVLTYIKNQLIEEHESTL comes from the exons ATGGGTACAATTGTAGAAGAATCAATTGTTTCAGATTCTCAGTTAGATGGTCTTGGTCTTTCAATTAGTGGTTCATCTCCTAAACTTGAGAAGCTTATTATTGATACTGATCCTGGAATTG ACGATAGCATGGCCATTTTAATGGCCTTTCAATGTGAAGCAGTGGATATCCTTGGTTTGACAACAATATTTGGCAATGTGTTAACAGAAGATTCCACTCGAAATGCGTTGCTCCTG TGTGAGATTGCAGGGCGGCCTGATGTTCCTGTTGCAGAGGGAAGTCATGAGCCTCTTAAG GGTGGCAAGCCGCGTGTTGCTGACTTTGTTCATGGTTCTGATGGCTTGGGTAACATTTTTCTACCACCTCCGAACATGAAAAAAAGTACGAAaagtgctgccgaatttttgGTTGATAAAGTTTCTGAATACCCTGGTGAAGTAACTGTTCTAGCACTAGGGCCGCTGACAAACATAGCTCTG GCAATCAAGAGGGATTCATCTTTTGCTAGCAAAGTTAAAAAGATTGTGGTTCTTGGGGGTGCTTTTTTCTCTCTAGGAAATGTTAATCCCGCCGCTGAAGCAAAT ATCTATGGGGACCCTGAAGCAGCCGATGTCGTGTTTACTTCAGGGGCAAATGTCACAGTAGTAGGCATTAACATCACTACTCAAGTCAAATTAACAG ATAAGGATCTTCAGGAACTGAGAGAATCAAAAGGAAAACATTGTAAAAGAATCACTGATATGTGCAAATTTTACAGAGATTGGCATGTCAAGTCAGACGGCGTATACG GTATATTCCTTCACGATCCCGTAAGCTTTGTGGCAGTTGTGAGGCCTGATCTCTTTACATACAAGAAAGGAGTTGTAAGAGTAGAGACCCAAGGCGTTTGCGTGGGCCATACATTATTGGATCAAGGACTTAAAAA GTGGAATACCGATAATCCGTGGACAGGATATTCACCGATTTCAGTGGCTTGGACTGTTAATGTGGAACAAGTTCTAACGTACATAAAAAACCAGTTAATCGAAGAGCATGAGAGTACATTGTAG